CATAACCTTTAGATCATTTAGGAAAAAAACTCCCGCACTATTGAAATGAATAACATGGCATAACTTCTATTGTCCCTATGTTTTTACTCGCTCCATGTTGTTATTGTGCATTTGATTCGTCTAATGTGACCTTGCCTTGTCATGTGATCAAGAAGTTAAGAAAGTGAGAGTGGTTGGCTGACGGCCAAGTGTGGTGATGGCAGCAAGGATAGAGGGGGCGAGGCAGTGGCACGCCTAACTCTAACCAACGAGAGCAAGAGAAGAGCAGAGCCAAAATTAGACACTAACATGGTTAGCAAACTGGATCATGTGTGTCGTGTGTTGTAATTTGGTTTTGGAAACAAAAAAGATTGTAATTAGACCATAATATAGACATTGTGAAGGAACACGATCTTGATGGAACACTCGAACCCAATCAActtaaatatataataaaaattattgtAGCCTACCTATCTCAAATGTTGACAAGTATAAGGCTGTAGCCAATCAATGTATGCACCAAAGTTGAAAGGAAAGAGCCATTGCCAAACTATATAAATTACTATGAAATTTACACTCACTATATTACAGTCTCCAGCTAATCAGAATCAATCAATTGGGAATACTGTCAGGCCAACGCCAAGCagttataatttatataggaatATAGAGTGCAATCCATTCTTTTGTACATTGAATGTAATCAAATTacattcaaattttaattttactgtGCATAAATTCACATGTTAATGCTGTATTTCTGGTTAATGCTCTAAATtccttagagcacccgcaatggtaaagtaaggtgctctctataaaacatgtacatctcagcaatagattagattaatagtaaatcacctcaatagtatgtctacatggatatctatagctctctcatccattgcctcgtttttctctatagactatctctaagttagtagatagttttactctctctcttcatttaatctcttccaagtaggaaaatatgatgacatggatctcttgtagagagcatATAGATAACCATTACGGGTGCTCTTAGTATGTAGAGCCCCCACGACCTGTTGGCAGCTTGCGAATAGACTCACTAAaaatgccaattttttttttaattctatgcAGACACTGATGAGTTAGATCCAACGTCCCAGACATCTCCCGgccgcaccccccccccccccaccacgcatcgcctccaccacccccatcacgccgctgtcgccgtcgccatcccgctGCTCGTCTCCGTTGCCGTCCCCGCCCCTCCGCCCCCGATCTACGCCTGGGCACCCGCCTCCGCGCCCCTAGATCACCGTCGGCCTGAGTCGCCGGGCTCGTCGTCGCCAAGCCGATCCCCTCCGCAGGGAGGTGCAGAAACCCTCCTCCCCTACTGGTCTTTTCCTTTTCCAGTTTGATTCTTGCAAGTTCTAGAGACTGATACAATCATGTAATTTGGAATTCAAAGTTATGTGCACTTAGAAATAATAATTTTGCTCATACTCACCAAATCCCTTTGATTCACTGGACACTCAAGTGCAATATTGAATCCATCAACATAACGGAATCAAATACTGGAGAGGATTGGAACAGATTACCCCCATCAAGTTGGTGAAATAAAGGAGCAATTAGGACGACCACTAAATCCGCTAATGGAACACATAATGAACAGAAATTCCTTAGAGCTTGGAGTAATATTAGCACTACAGTCACTATCTTTGAAAACGATCAGGGGAGCATTCATTACCTTGGCCCATGCTAACATCAGTTACTCCTCCACTTTGACTGGAACACCTCAACACATGTGTCATCATTAGTTTGAACCTGTGAACGATGAGTTTGCTATTCACTTCAGGGAAGTAAGCTTTAGTGGAAACCTTGGAGCTTATGATATCAATCTAAAAGACCATTGAGCTAAATATATGCAAATCTGGAGTTGATTTGGCAACCACAAAACCAACTGATATAAATCCTTGAGTCCATGTATGAAGAAACCACACTTCATTTTTGGTGAAGCCAcaaataaaccctaaaaatgATCAAAGACATACAATACTGTGGTATTAGTACAATGCCAATTTACAAAAATTGAACGAATCATGCATCACAAGCACTGTTTACAGAATTTTGGCTCTGTTCATAGAGAACAGATCTTCAAAGCAAAATTCATCCTCTATTtccaattattatttttttgggcTTTGATTCACTCATAGTAGAGAAATAAGAGACGCAATAGCACTGCCTGGGCATTATTTGAGAAGAATGAGAAACCTATATGTAAATTGTCCATCCTTTTTCTGTACTTATAGTAGCAAATCAATAGCTCAACTAATAATGTCATTGAccaatggcaaaaaaaaaagatcctatAAGACTGATGTTTGAATAACCCAATTAATCAATTTTTCACCTATAATTTTGTAATTCCATCATAGCACAAATGAGAGAGCTATGAGGTCTAACAAGAAAGAAACATAAACCACATCGTTTCCTTTCTTTTTAGAGCAGCACAAATGAGAAAGAGCTATGAGGTCTAACATGAGCCTTCTATTCAAGTATTCCTTGTTGGAATATGTTGGTCTGAATTAAACTCCATGCACTACATTTATTCTACAGGAATTAGTATGCTGATAGTTTACATCAATCTCGCTGCATGTGCACTACAAGAGAATTATGCTATTGCCACAAAAATATTGCAACAAACTTTTATTCGTGGCCAGTGCATTATTCTATTGCCATGTCCGGTCGCCTTGTGGCAAGTAGTAAATTATATTACAACAATTTAGTATTGTTGTTatactttagttttttttcatggcAATTAGTGTATTTTCTCTAGCCACAATATATTACTGTTCCAGTAATTTTGGACTCTTTACAACATACCAAAATTGTTGCCACGACTTGGTTAAATTGTTGGAATAGTACTTTTTagtaaaacaaatattttttaagtgaTGTAAAATTTTGACGTAACTGATATGGTCTCAATTATTGTACCCCTTGGAGGgactgaaatttttttatggcgCCTAAGCACAGGACGGTGGGAGTTGTTTCAGATAAATCAACGATCATTAATCTAACTAGAATGCCTCGTTTGGTCAATTTATTTGTTTCCTTTAGTGTGTGCATGGATTTAGAAATAAAATTCAAATGCCAGTGACAATAGTTAGTCTGAGCGGGAGCAATGACCTCGCCAGGCCGCATGCACGCACCACCACTTGCTGGAATCCTTGCCTCGGAGCCGTCGTCTCGCCGTGGTGCTAGGTACATGGCTGACGCTCGCTCTCGCCGAccctgtgtgtgtgtgtgtgtgtgtgtgtgtggatgagtgtgtgtgtgtggagatCAGTGGGAGACCACGCAGATAGCCCAGAATTTGCTCTCAGGTTGGGGCAATTGGTATTCCATAGTTTTCTTCAGATTGTGGATCTCTTCCCCTCTTCTGCTCACCCGATCCCCTCGTGCCGCATGCGCACGAAGCCTTTGCGTGATTGGCGacgcctctcctccctccttccaTCCTGGATTTTTCCCGTCTGTCTCCTCAGGCCTTTCAACCTTCAAATGTGCCACCGCATGGATTAGGCCATAAGCAATTTTCTTAGAAATGCACATGTCCTGTAAGAAAATGGAATGCTTTTAGTTAGAATGGTGACCCTTTGTCAATTTTAAGTCTTCATGTTCCACTTCAATTAGTTGGAATGAAAATTCCTTGTCATTCGAAGGCTTCAAGTCCCAATTTCAATTTATGGTTGTAAACTTGGAGTATTAGTTTATGGTGTATCAGCATTCAACAAAGTTATGTGCAGTTTGAAAAGAGGGCAATCGGTCCATAATTTGTCTTGCATATTATCTTCTCATTTGCTAGTTCAAGATAGCCTACTAACCACTTTGTAGGAAGGTCATCCTTTCACTAATTCCATTTTCCCTTTTACATGTGTCGAATTTTTATTAGGCTTCTCTGCAGCTAATACAGGAAAATTACTTTAGTTTCTACTCAGCATTCTTGTGTGATAATGGCGTTAGCAGCAATCTACAGCCTTTTCATCATTAACAAATCTGGCGGCCTTATATACTACAAGGTATTGTTTACTGTACTCCTGTTTCTCTTTGTTCTTTCAAAGCTGGAGTCTGAACACCTTGCACCTCTCATTTATCCAGGACTATGGCTCAGCAGGGAGGACGGACACCAATGACAGTCTACGCTTGGCAAGTCTTTGGCATTCCATGCATGCTATCTCCCAGCAGCTGTCCCCTACACCTGGCTGTGAAGGCATTGACCTTCTACAAGCCCACAACTTTGATCTCCATTGCTTCCAGTCCCTCACAGGTCTTTTATCATCCTCCTCTGTTGTAAATTTGCGTGAAAATCTGACCTGGATGCTTATAACTGCAAAGTTTTTAGTATTATTGGGTTGGAAGTCAATTATTACAGTTTGTCGTTTTTTCTATAAGTATGCATCCTATCTCTAATCTTTCACTAAGTTACTCTTTAGTTGTTCTGTTTTCTGAATGTTGTGGAGATAGTCGCAtgaattataagcacataatcaTGGGCTTCTATCTTGCGGTTGCAAGCATAGTCTGAGTGTGATTTACAGGCTTTGCATTTGCTGAAATAATGTTTTTGTACTTGTGGCTTGGCAGTTGGGTACTTGGGGCCTGTTCCTTGAAGTGGGCAGCATTCTCAGTTGTATGCGTTGTGAGCATGATCACTCTCACTCGTAGCTTGCTTGATggacaaaatatattaaactaACAAACTAACAATAGCACACTCCTATAAATGGAAGTTTGGACGAGTTACATTGATATATGTGTTCAAGCCATGCCAAGACTTCAGTTCACGGGAAGTATAAATAATGATGAAACAAGTTTGGCCAAACTAATTAAATTTAGTGCTTGATTCTATTGGGTATTGTGTTTTCTAGTTTCTAGTCATTTTTCAGCAGCAAGATCCTAGAGTTCTGTCCTTCCAAAATTCTCGAAAACTTTGATACAAGGGAGTTAATGTGTGAGACAATAGTATTAATCTGATACTTCAATAATAAGTGTGGCTTATGGAGCCGGATTGCAATGTTTATTGAACTTAAGTGTGAATGTCTGACAGAAGTGAGATATTTCTTAATCTATACTAGGTGCAGATATATACAGCAAAAAAGACAATGAAAGCATTGGGATATGCTGTCCTGCTCAGTATATCTTTTTCTATGCAAAACAATTTAATTGGAATGTTAGAGAACATACTTTCTTGACTATATTGTGCCTTTTGATCTTTAAGTAGGCCCTGGTACATCTCTAGAGTTAGTTATCCAGTTATACTTTATTTGGTGACTGAAAGGAATGTTGCTAAATTGGTTCAATTGTAAACATAGTGACCCACTTCTGTTTCATGGGGCAGGTGTTTTTCCGAATTGTTGATTGttagaccaaaaaaaaattcactgtCCTTTTGTGGTTTGCACTTGCCTGCCGCTGATCTGTATGATTTTGCTTCTGTTTCATCAGGGACAAAGTTTTTTGCTGTATGCGAAACTGGTGCTCAAAATATCGAGACTCTACTGAAAGTCATATACGAGCTCTACACGGATTTTGTTCTGAAAAATCCATTCTACGAGATGGAGATGCCAATTCGTTGTGAGCTTTTTGATCTCAACCTGGCTCAGGTCATTCAGAAGGACCGCGTCACACTTCTGGGTCGATGAATCATTTAGAAAACATGACGCACCATGTCTTTGTATGTGGCTTATATGACATGTATGGTGTCAGTAGGGTACTTGGAATTCAGGCAAGTCATTACACTGCATCACAAAGTCCATATACAGTGTGCAGTCGATTCCTTCTAGTTCTGAAAATTACTTTATTCCTGAAGTATCATTTGTGCCATTTTGGACTTTATATGTTTCCAGTCGCACCAACCAATTCAGGAAGGTGCATCACACCCGTATTTGCATTTGCATCTGGCAATGAATTCTTATTGAAGAGAACATATGAACAATGGGCAATTTGTTTTGCACCAATCTCTATACTCAATATAACATCCTGAATACTACCGAAACTAATTCTTTAACTTTAAAATCGCTTGTGTGCTGCAATATTTTTTGTATGTGCGATTAAGGGTCGTATGGAAAATAATGATCAATGACATTACAAAAGCTAAGAAAATTAAAATGTAATATTGGAGCACTGTCTTCCTCTAATATTGGGTATAGAGGTTTaggcccctttgattcaaagaaaattcataagaattttagaggatttcattcctataggattttttcctatatagtcctttgaatcaaaggaatagATCTTAtagaatcctataaaattcctatggattggCTAATGCCATGCAtgttttggaggaattctaacatgaggtaaaacctcttggaaactttcctttgagtctttatctctcctctaattcctgtgttttttctgcggtccaatcaaacgaccaatcctgttttttctgtattttgcaatcctctgttttacactttgaatcgtaggaatgagaAAACATAGGCATTCCTGCGATTCGGGGCCCTAACACCATTGAATTAGACTCCAAAGAGTGTAAACGACATTCAAGGGGTGGAACTGTTCTTGGGACATCACGTGGAGGCCATGATACCATGAAGATTGTTGACAGCATCCAGGATCGTGGTATAAATCAGGTAAAGGAAATGAATGCAATTTTATTACTTTTCGGACACTGTTTTAAGAATCAATTTACGGATAGTATGAAGATTCTTCTACCTAATCGAAACATCTTACAATCAGCGTTGATTACAAGTTTGTGCGTTGTCCAGGTTTATGTAATTGGTGGTGATGGCACTCAAAAGGGGCGCAGGAGTGATTTTTGAAGTAAGCACGATTATATATCATCTTGATGTGTTCAACCTGATCAAATTATAGTTTTTACTCCCAAGGGTTGGTAGTGTATTTCATTATAAATAAAATGGActgaaagggtcaattaggtCTAGAGTTTTTTTTAGGGGGAGGGTCGAATAGGCTAATTAAAAAACTTAAGTAAACATGGAAGCAGGGATTTTCGGAATTTTCGTAAATGGTTTTCGGAATTTCTGAAAATAACAGAGCAGGCGTGAATCAAAGTAGATTCTAGATCTAACAGCCTACCACAGGAAAATGCTAGCACAAACAACAACTAGATTTATAGTGGCACAATCAAGCAAAGctagaggagagggagaaagtGATATCACCAAAGATGTTACACACGAAGTTATTCCTGGAGTTCGAATTCTTGAGAGAATTCTACTCTCTGTTGAGGGGCTCACAAAGAGCCGGCCTTAGCTAACCCTTTCTTCAAGAGGTTGCACAAAACACTTCTCTTTCGGAGGTGAGATCTAACCTGCACAAGCTTCTCCCAGCCAACCACATGTAAAATGGTGGCTCAAGAGCGACACCTAGCCGTTTAGGAGTCCTTAACCTCTAAGAGTAAAAAATGATGCAACAAATTCCCGGAGATGATGtaagtgctcacaaatcttcacaAAGACAACAAGAAACACccacacaaactcgaatccacacctcacacacacacacaatctgAATCAAACCCGAGTGGAAAGGGGAaacaagaaaacaaggctcAAATGAATCTCAAGTGAAGCAAAGCCAAGGGCATGAAAATATCCAATCAGTCCAGCAGCCCTCTCAAGAGGAGAGAgtgggctatttatagccataGCTCCAGATCTGCCCGTTAGAGTACAATAATTGCATTTTTCGGAAAATTAATTTTGGAACTTTCAAAAATTTCCAAAACAGCAAAACAGGAAGCGAACGATGATTTTCGGAAATTCCGaaattttttttggacaaatCCGAAAATATCTAGAACCAAAAACACCTTCAGTAGACTTTTGGAACTTTTGAAAATTGCTTTCGGATaagtccgaaaatttccagaagcaTGTTTGACTTGCAGACATTTTCGAAAATTCCGAAAATGAGTTTCGGATGAATAGGTGATTTATTTGATCATCCATATATAaaatcctcttcttcttcttttttttttccagaaattTACATTTCTCAAGTAAATGAATTAGTGTGCTCATTGCAATCTAGGACTTATCTTCTCCTGCCAACAAACACTGGTTGCATGAAGAAAACAAATGGATGTACAGGCGCTGAAGCATACTGttaatgccaaattttggtaagcaCCGAAGTCGTCATCGATATAGAGTTAGTATCGGCCTCTGGAATTGGCCGATGGAAATTATCGGTCACCAACAGtaggatttttagtggattcgattaaggaaattaatcaattAGAAGAAGCTTACTCAGAAGAGGtcgagttcaagaaggatgcgaCATAACAATTCAAGACAGAGtaagtttctttttttacttttaggAAAACTTGTTTAGAGTCTGATCATGACTTATATATTTtactttatctttaggaaagtatgTGTCATGTCCaataaggactagtatctacccatgggtataaatatttatACGCAGGTTCATTGTAAtctatctctcgatcaatacaaatttcagcgcatcgccaccctctttcctAAGGTTTTATCACCGGCAGAACTTGGCACCTCGACGCGGTTCTACATTGCTTTGATCtccggcaaaggggcaagccctAACTTCCGCTGGCTCTGGCAATTGTATCTGCTATATTGGcattgttcaaggctgcatcgttTCGATATCTTGGATTGCTCTTGTTCAGTTGGTATATTTGTCTACCTGATATTTCAATTCTATCTTTAATTGTATTGTGTTTAGAAACACATCGGTTTAGTTGAGattgtctcggttaggtccaaTCTTTTATCTTAgtcgatatatctctacaatcacaatgctaTTTTAAATGGATTAGTTATATCCATCACGCTGAGCATAGATCTATCGGCTTACCTACACCCATGAAATCAATCAAAGCCTGCCATTTTGCAgtgggcatggctagcaaaggcctgaggctagcaaaaaacaaaatttattttttttgtgggttatactcatcggtgacgggctttacctTAAAGTCCGTTTGAGTTATAGTCATCCGTGAAGGGCAtaagtttaggcccgattgagattagagtcatccgtgacgggcgatagtttaggcccgattgagattagagtcatccgtgacgggttaTAGTCTACGGCCGATTGAGGTTAGAGTCATTCATGACATTCTTTAGTCTAGGCCCGATTGAAATTAGTAGTCATCGGTGATGGGCGCTAGTTGGGGCCcaattgagataggtcatccgtgacgggctctagtttgactagtcgtctgggtcaaagctatcggtgacgggctttacttggggcccgattgagataacttcaTTCGTAATGCTCgtatgcccgattgagataacttctcacatcagtgacttctatgCTGTGACGGATGCCATACCTGTCACAGATGGGGTTGCTGCCTGATTGAGATGTGGGTGACTGTTGTAGTGTATCTAAGTGTCAAAATCTATATCTAATATATAGCCGAATTTTCAAAACCTATTGACATCGGCTAGCATCGCTACATTAGCTTGTTGGCCGATTAGCTCTTTGATCATTAGTTTATCTATCTTGTTTCatttgcaggatcaaactgactgccACGTCTGAACCTGATAAtttaggacctgcactggaCCTGCACTCGTCGTAACTGGTAGAGAGGAGGCCCAACAACGAGTTTTTGACAGGGATGCAGAGGCGGAGATAGGGGCAATGGTGGCTGACGATGCCGGTGAAAATGTGGGCAATGGTGTTGGCGGACGATGGTGGTGTGGAGGCCTGAAGCCGGTGGCGCGTGTGGCCAACCTCTGCGATCTCCCGCCACATTTCATCGTTCCTCATCGTATGCATCAGTAAGGTCCTGATATGGAGCTCCTGAAATTTTAAGGGTAAAGGTTAGGGTTGAGGGTTCACACTATTTCCTTCAGTGAATAAAATCAACACTATACCATTGTTAGAATCTTAATGGCTGGCTCCCTTCTATGTGCATTGTATGCCTCTCCACAAGAAAAGTAAGACGAGAACAGGAAAGACTGAGCTACTGCTACCGCTGTCACTATATCTTGCCGCCATCGTTGCCGTCAAGCAATCACTCTTCCCCCTGGTCCTACACCctctgttggcaactttttgtgacaagtcgacaagcacgatcgcaacacctaaacgccttacGGTGAtatagagtcgccaaccacctcgatctagccaaagggccaaatcaagatgggttttgtagaaaaacagctaaaccggctagcagagccgatttagagatcaaaatcagcctctaggccgatttagatcgatatgaggataactacccatctcgtgggcaaaacggaaggttttcaggacaaacctacaaagaggtgtcgcactctcgcagcggcggcggacggtttatggcgcaaaccgacaaagatggactaaaactagggtaaaatagaaaacgtAGTAAAATAACGATTCAAAGTAAATTGTATtggggggttttacaatgaactggccttgtcccttaaataggggttggtcttgccctctacaggcccttctccacgccaaactcgggatagaaaccaaaggaaacacgaaacatgccttcccgagcaaggagacccgagacccgacgaaaacagactcggactcggaccctgccggtctgaccgcccacataccggcggtcagaccggccctactagctggtcagaccgcccacacacctgtggtctgaccggccatgtgaaggaaacccgtcactttcCAAACATTGGCAATTTTCTCCTATTTCGTCcttaggtgccaaatttgggtgtaaacacatgcccccctgcctttttggtgaacatacgtgaacctaaaagcatagaacattttatctcagggcgataatccaattaccggccataggacttcctaagcatcttgccaaatgctcgaagtatttcttcaagtatttacCATTAATTGCTCTCCGAAAACACTGTCTTGAAGTGTCTTCATCTCCTTCAAAGTCTTCAAACGTTTGTCGATGACGTCTTCAAAATTACTTCCCATcaaggtcttgtaatcttcaaccGACAAGTCGTCTTGTTTGAAATAccgaagagagccaagatttacctcaactggcaaaacggcaatttcaacaatgttttattactcgacttggcttatccattagcctgagcgtagtaaagagaggaactcaacaacttaatatcataagattcggcaaaacttATCACTTCTttggacataaaagaagctcctttaacgtttgaggaataccgaatctatgaacaatatgctttaaaataaagtcaattatctccgtacaagtaatattctcgagcggcacggcttcggcccacttagTGAAGTAATCCACTGCAACTAGCATGAACCAATGCCCTTTTGATGACGAagaataaatttgaccaatgaaatccaaagcccaacctcggaacggccatagtttaatgataggattcaacaCAGCGGTAGGCgctaattgaacattgccgatccgttaacaagcttcactccctctgtaacatttgaaacaatcatcaattattttcggccaatgaaaccccactctcctaagcaaccaatttatcTTACGGGCTGATTGATGAATTTCACAAATCCCTTCATGTACTACTCTCCTagcaactttagattgatcattatctaagtaatactccatctatttttcggcgatataatatttgagcgcttgccgccgaatctttcgatcaaccttaagtgtaggatctttcaaatatctaatcaaaggaattctccaagctatttctaactcatgggcacaaatgtccgaattcacaattaattcaGCCTTTTAATCAATTGTAACGTGCCCCCTGGCTCTCTCCCCGAGATCGATCAGACCGGCGACGCAATGCCTACCCGGTCAGACCGCTggtaccaccggtcagaccggtcgtgcaatgccggttagaccgcccctggtctatGACTtcgccaatttcgtccaaacttttgaaatcaagcatcggccttaagtatatatgttttcttcacataatagccagatgcttggtgTATCAAATTATCGGACCAAAATTCCTCCTCTCTAGAcatattaaaaattataatatccAACAAATatgtctagatgaatactaattcaagtggcttttgaaacaataatcatcatgtcatcaaaacacttagccaattgaagtatgaacaataatgaatcaccaaaatcatatgtgtcacatgcatagattccaataaactacaaatataagtaatcggcttgagcatgtatgtaaaatattaacaatgccaatgttCCTAAAGAAAACCACTCTAGAGCAAATCATCACATTGACCATTGACATTAGCCGAATTACTAGTAAGCAAAACTTTCATGTtgcaataaatatgaaatctatatcttatatggtgatccataaaaacacatatgatttggctttaaataaatatcaaagagtcatg
The window above is part of the Oryza sativa Japonica Group chromosome 7, ASM3414082v1 genome. Proteins encoded here:
- the LOC4343141 gene encoding uncharacterized protein, with protein sequence MALAAIYSLFIINKSGGLIYYKDYGSAGRTDTNDSLRLASLWHSMHAISQQLSPTPGCEGIDLLQAHNFDLHCFQSLTGTKFFAVCETGAQNIETLLKVIYELYTDFVLKNPFYEMEMPIRCELFDLNLAQVIQKDRVTLLGR